From a single Fusobacterium pseudoperiodonticum genomic region:
- a CDS encoding glycogen synthase, giving the protein MKILFATGEAFPFIKTGGLGDVSYSLPKALVQKEKLDVRVILPKYSKISNELLKDARHLGHKEIWVAHHNEYVGIEEVELEGVIYYFVDNERYFRRLNVYGEYDDCERFLFFSKAVVETMDITDFKPDIIHCNDWQTALIPIYLKERGIYDVKTVFSIHNLRFQGFFYNNVIEDLLEIDRAKYFQDDGIKYYDMISFLKAGVVYSDYITTVSDSYAEEIKTPEFGEGIHGLFQKYGYKLSGIVNGIDKASYPLSKKSHKTLKANLQAKLGLEIEEATPLVAIITRLDRQKGLDFILEKFDEMMSLGIQFVLLGTGEKSYEDFFRYKESQYRGYVCSYIGFNQELSTEIYAGADIFLMPSVFEPCGLSQMIAMRYGCIPVVRETGGLKDTVKPYNEYTGEGDGFGFKQANGDDMIKALRYAVTMYRRPEVWKEIIANAKKRDNSWKEPAKRYKEIYQKLLEN; this is encoded by the coding sequence ATGAAAATTCTTTTTGCAACAGGGGAAGCATTTCCCTTTATAAAAACAGGTGGCTTAGGAGATGTATCTTATTCTCTTCCAAAAGCTTTAGTACAAAAAGAAAAACTTGATGTAAGAGTAATCTTACCTAAATATAGTAAGATTTCAAATGAACTTTTAAAAGATGCTAGACATTTAGGACATAAAGAAATTTGGGTTGCTCATCACAATGAATATGTAGGAATTGAAGAAGTAGAATTAGAAGGGGTTATTTACTATTTTGTAGATAATGAAAGATATTTCAGAAGACTTAATGTTTATGGTGAATATGATGACTGTGAGAGATTTTTATTCTTCTCTAAGGCAGTTGTTGAAACTATGGATATTACAGATTTTAAGCCTGATATTATTCACTGTAATGACTGGCAAACAGCACTTATACCAATATATTTAAAAGAAAGAGGAATATATGATGTAAAGACTGTTTTCAGTATACATAATTTAAGATTCCAAGGTTTTTTCTATAATAATGTAATTGAAGATTTACTAGAAATAGATAGAGCTAAATATTTCCAAGATGATGGAATAAAATACTATGATATGATTTCATTTTTAAAAGCAGGAGTTGTCTATTCTGACTATATCACAACAGTAAGCGATAGCTATGCAGAAGAGATAAAAACCCCTGAATTTGGAGAAGGAATACATGGTCTATTTCAAAAATATGGCTATAAATTATCAGGTATAGTAAATGGAATAGATAAGGCTTCATATCCCTTATCTAAGAAATCACACAAAACACTGAAAGCTAATTTACAAGCAAAATTAGGCTTAGAAATTGAAGAAGCAACTCCTTTAGTTGCTATTATAACTCGTTTAGATAGACAAAAAGGGCTAGATTTTATCCTTGAAAAATTTGATGAAATGATGAGTTTAGGAATTCAATTTGTTCTTCTAGGTACTGGTGAAAAATCTTACGAAGATTTCTTTAGATATAAGGAAAGTCAATATAGAGGCTATGTATGTTCATATATAGGTTTTAATCAAGAACTATCTACTGAGATTTATGCTGGAGCAGATATATTCTTAATGCCTTCAGTTTTTGAGCCATGTGGACTTTCTCAAATGATAGCAATGAGATATGGTTGTATTCCTGTAGTAAGAGAAACAGGTGGTTTAAAAGATACTGTTAAACCTTACAATGAATATACAGGAGAAGGTGATGGCTTTGGTTTTAAACAAGCTAATGGAGACGATATGATAAAGGCATTAAGATATGCTGTTACTATGTATCGTAGACCAGAAGTATGGAAAGAAATTATTGCCAATGCTAAGAAAAGAGATAATTCTTGGAAAGAACCTGCTAAGAGATATAAAGAAATATATCAAAAATTATTAGAAAATTAA
- the glgD gene encoding glucose-1-phosphate adenylyltransferase subunit GlgD — translation MIRNYMAIIYLGDNKQNISPLTKVRSLASIPVGGSYRIIDFALSNVVNSGIRNVGLFCGNEELNSLTDHIGMGAEWDLARKKDGIFIFKRMLDDDLSLNQSRISKNMEYFFRSTQEHVVVLNGHMICNLDISDLIEKHKESGKEITMVYKKVKKANEHFNNCSSVKIDENNRVIGIGQNLFFREEENISLDAFVLSKELMLKLLIDSIQEGKYNVLSEIIARKLPSLNINAYEFKGYLQCINSTKEYFNFNMNILKKEIREDVFGLKSGRRILTKVKDTPPTIFKETAEVENSLISNGCIIEGKVINSVLSRGTIVEKDVVLEECVILQDCHIKAGSHLKNVIVDKNNIIHENEKLSASEEYPLVIEKGMKWNTKEYKDLMDYIKNK, via the coding sequence ATGATAAGAAATTATATGGCAATAATTTATTTAGGAGATAACAAACAAAATATAAGTCCTTTAACAAAAGTTAGATCTTTGGCATCTATTCCAGTTGGAGGTTCATATAGAATAATAGATTTTGCTTTATCGAATGTTGTAAATTCTGGAATAAGAAATGTTGGTCTATTTTGTGGAAATGAAGAATTAAATTCACTTACAGACCATATTGGTATGGGAGCAGAATGGGATTTAGCAAGAAAAAAAGATGGTATCTTTATTTTCAAAAGAATGCTAGATGACGACCTTTCTTTAAATCAATCAAGAATTAGTAAAAATATGGAATACTTTTTTAGAAGTACCCAAGAGCATGTAGTTGTTTTAAATGGACATATGATATGCAATTTAGATATTTCAGATTTAATTGAAAAGCATAAAGAATCTGGAAAAGAAATAACTATGGTTTACAAAAAAGTAAAAAAGGCAAATGAACATTTTAATAACTGTTCATCTGTAAAGATTGATGAAAATAATCGTGTTATAGGAATAGGTCAAAATTTATTTTTTAGAGAAGAAGAAAATATTTCTTTAGATGCTTTTGTGTTAAGTAAAGAATTGATGTTAAAATTATTGATAGATAGCATACAAGAAGGAAAATATAATGTTCTGTCAGAAATAATTGCTAGAAAATTACCTTCTTTAAATATAAATGCTTATGAATTTAAAGGTTATTTGCAATGTATAAACTCAACTAAAGAATATTTCAATTTCAATATGAATATATTGAAAAAAGAAATAAGAGAAGATGTTTTTGGTTTAAAGAGTGGAAGAAGAATTCTAACTAAGGTTAAGGATACGCCTCCTACTATTTTTAAAGAAACAGCTGAAGTAGAAAATTCATTAATTTCAAATGGATGTATCATAGAAGGTAAGGTAATAAATAGTGTACTATCAAGAGGAACTATTGTAGAAAAAGACGTTGTTTTAGAGGAATGTGTAATTCTACAAGATTGTCATATCAAGGCTGGTTCTCATTTAAAAAATGTAATAGTTGATAAAAATAATATTATTCATGAAAATGAAAAATTGTCAGCTTCAGAAGAATACCCATTGGTTATAGAAAAAGGTATGAAGTGGAATACAAAGGAATATAAAGATTTGATGGATTATATTAAGAATAAATAA
- a CDS encoding glucose-1-phosphate adenylyltransferase: MKRKKMIAMILAGGQGSRLKQLTEDLAKPAVAFGGKYRIIDFTLTNCSHSGIDTVGVLTQYEPHILNNHIGRGSPWDLDRMDGGVTVLQPHTRKNDEKGWYKGTANAIYQNIKFIEEYNPEYVLILSGDHIYKMNYDKMLQYHIEKKADVTIGVFRVPLKDAPSFGIMNTRDDMTIYEFEEKPKEPKSDLASMGIYIFNWEELKKYLEEDEHNPNSDNDFGKNIIPNMLNDGKKLVAYPFEGYWRDVGTIQSFWDAHMDLLSENNELDLFDKNWRINTRQGIYTPSYFETGSKIKNSLIDKGCLVEGDIEHSVIFSGVKIGKNSKIIDSIIMADTEIGDNVTIRKAIIANDVKVADNVVIGDGKEIAVVGEKKVIDK, from the coding sequence ATGAAAAGAAAAAAGATGATTGCTATGATATTGGCTGGAGGACAAGGAAGTCGTCTAAAACAATTAACTGAAGACCTTGCAAAACCTGCTGTAGCATTTGGTGGAAAATATCGCATAATAGATTTCACTTTAACAAACTGCTCTCATTCTGGGATAGATACTGTTGGAGTATTGACACAATATGAGCCTCACATACTAAATAACCATATAGGAAGAGGTTCACCTTGGGATTTGGACAGAATGGATGGTGGAGTTACTGTATTACAACCCCATACTAGAAAAAATGATGAAAAAGGTTGGTATAAAGGAACAGCTAATGCTATCTATCAAAATATAAAATTTATTGAAGAATATAACCCTGAATATGTTTTAATTTTATCAGGAGATCATATATACAAAATGAATTACGATAAGATGTTACAATATCATATTGAAAAAAAGGCAGATGTAACTATAGGAGTTTTTAGAGTTCCTCTAAAAGATGCTCCAAGTTTTGGTATCATGAATACAAGAGATGATATGACTATATATGAATTTGAGGAAAAACCAAAAGAACCAAAGAGTGATTTAGCTTCAATGGGTATATATATCTTTAATTGGGAAGAATTGAAAAAATACTTAGAAGAAGATGAACATAACCCAAATTCTGATAATGACTTTGGTAAAAATATAATACCTAATATGTTAAATGATGGTAAAAAGTTAGTAGCATATCCATTTGAAGGTTATTGGAGAGATGTTGGAACTATCCAAAGTTTCTGGGATGCACATATGGACTTATTATCAGAAAATAATGAACTTGATCTTTTTGATAAAAATTGGAGAATAAATACAAGACAGGGTATCTATACACCTTCATATTTTGAAACAGGTTCTAAAATAAAAAATAGTCTAATAGATAAAGGATGTCTTGTTGAAGGTGATATTGAGCACTCAGTTATATTCTCAGGAGTGAAGATAGGAAAAAATTCAAAAATCATAGATTCCATTATAATGGCAGATACAGAAATAGGTGATAATGTAACTATTCGTAAGGCTATAATTGCTAATGATGTAAAAGTAGCTGATAATGTAGTTATCGGTGATGGAAAAGAGATAGCTGTTGTAGGGGAGAAAAAAGTTATAGATAAGTAA
- the glgB gene encoding 1,4-alpha-glucan branching protein GlgB, with protein sequence MSGQMEHYLFHRGEYRQAYEYFGAHPNRSSTIFRIWAPAAKSVAVVGDFNNWNAREEDYCQKITNEGIWEVEIKKVKKGAIYKFQIETSWGQKILKADPYAFYSELRPQTASVVNGIPKFRWGDKKWLNNREIGYAKPINIYEVHLSSWKKKEDGTYYNYREIAELLVEYMLEMNYTHIEIMPITEYPFDGSWGYQATGYYSVTSRYGTPEDFMYFVNYFHKNNLGVILDWVPGHFCKDAHGLYRFDGSACYEYEDQNLGENEWGTANFNVSRNEVRSFLVSNLYFWIKEFHIDGVRMDAISNMIYHKDGVSENRASIEFLQYLNQSLHENHPDIMLVAEDSSAWPLVTKYQADGGLGFDFKWNMGWMNDTLKYIEQDPFFRRSHHGKLTFSFMYAFSENFILPLSHDEIVHGKNAILNKMPGYYEDKLAHVKNLYSYQMAHPGKKLNFMGNEFVQGLEWRYYEQLEWQLLKDNKGSKDIQNYVKALNTLYLEEKALWHDGQNAFEWIEHENIDENMLIFLRKDPDTDDFIIAVFNFSGKDQDKYPVGVNLEGEYECILDSNEKRFGGSYQGRKRNYKTIKSAWHNREQYIEVKIAKNSTIFLKHKKGNEED encoded by the coding sequence ATGTCTGGACAAATGGAACATTATTTATTTCATCGTGGAGAGTACAGACAAGCCTATGAATATTTTGGAGCACATCCAAATAGAAGTTCAACGATATTTCGTATTTGGGCTCCAGCAGCAAAGTCAGTGGCTGTTGTTGGTGATTTTAATAATTGGAATGCTAGAGAAGAAGATTATTGTCAAAAAATAACTAATGAAGGTATATGGGAAGTTGAAATAAAAAAAGTAAAAAAAGGTGCTATATATAAATTTCAAATAGAAACTTCTTGGGGACAAAAAATATTGAAAGCAGATCCTTATGCTTTTTATTCAGAGCTTAGACCTCAAACAGCCTCTGTAGTTAATGGAATACCAAAATTTCGTTGGGGCGATAAAAAATGGCTTAATAATAGAGAAATAGGTTATGCTAAACCAATTAATATATATGAAGTCCACCTTAGTTCATGGAAGAAAAAAGAAGATGGAACTTATTATAATTATAGAGAGATTGCAGAGTTATTGGTTGAATATATGCTGGAGATGAATTATACTCATATTGAAATTATGCCAATAACAGAATATCCTTTTGATGGTTCTTGGGGTTATCAAGCCACAGGATACTATTCAGTAACTAGTCGTTATGGAACCCCAGAAGATTTTATGTATTTTGTAAATTATTTCCATAAGAATAATTTAGGAGTAATATTGGATTGGGTTCCTGGTCATTTTTGTAAAGATGCTCATGGATTATACCGTTTTGATGGTAGTGCCTGCTATGAATATGAAGATCAAAATCTTGGTGAAAATGAATGGGGTACTGCAAATTTCAATGTATCAAGAAATGAAGTTAGAAGTTTTTTAGTATCTAATCTATATTTTTGGATAAAAGAATTCCATATAGATGGAGTAAGAATGGATGCAATATCTAATATGATTTATCATAAAGATGGAGTTAGTGAAAATAGAGCTTCTATCGAATTTTTACAATATTTAAATCAAAGTTTACATGAAAATCATCCAGACATTATGTTGGTGGCAGAAGATTCTTCAGCTTGGCCTCTAGTGACAAAATATCAAGCTGATGGTGGACTTGGATTTGATTTTAAGTGGAATATGGGTTGGATGAATGATACTTTAAAATATATAGAGCAAGATCCCTTTTTTAGAAGATCACATCATGGAAAATTAACATTTTCTTTTATGTATGCATTTTCAGAAAATTTTATATTGCCACTTTCACATGATGAAATAGTTCATGGTAAAAATGCTATTTTAAATAAGATGCCAGGTTATTATGAAGATAAATTAGCTCATGTTAAAAATTTATATTCTTACCAAATGGCTCATCCTGGAAAAAAATTAAATTTTATGGGGAATGAGTTTGTACAAGGTTTAGAGTGGAGATATTACGAGCAATTAGAGTGGCAACTTTTAAAAGATAATAAAGGTTCTAAAGATATACAAAATTATGTAAAAGCTTTAAATACTCTATACTTAGAAGAAAAAGCTTTATGGCATGATGGTCAAAATGCTTTTGAATGGATAGAACATGAGAACATAGATGAAAATATGTTAATCTTTTTAAGAAAAGATCCTGATACAGATGATTTTATAATAGCTGTATTTAATTTTTCAGGAAAAGATCAAGATAAATACCCTGTAGGAGTTAATCTAGAAGGGGAATATGAATGTATTTTAGATAGTAATGAAAAAAGATTTGGAGGTTCTTATCAAGGAAGAAAAAGAAACTACAAAACTATAAAAAGTGCTTGGCACAACAGAGAACAATATATAGAAGTAAAAATTGCTAAAAATTCAACTATATTTTTAAAACATAAAAAGGGAAATGAGGAGGATTAG
- a CDS encoding glycogen/starch/alpha-glucan phosphorylase, with protein MEFNKEKWKKKLEEKLLEKFSVSLKEATSFEVYRALGETVISFIARDWYETKEKYSKSKQAFYLSSEFLMGRALGNNLINLGIDKEVREFLEEIGIDYNQVEDEEEDPALGNGGLGRLAACFMDSLATLNLPGQGYSIRYRNGIFNQYLRDGYQVEKPETWLKYGDVWSIMRPEDEVIVNFGNSSVRALPYDMPVIGYGTKNVNTLRLWEAHSINDLDLGVFNQQDYLHATQDKTLAEDISRVLYPNDSTDEGKKLRLRQQYFFVSASLQDIIKNFKKVHGREFTKIPEFIAIQLNDTHPVIAIPELMRILVDIEGVLWEDAWEIVKKTFSYTNHTILAEALEKWWVGLYQEVVPRIFQITEGIHNQFKNELAQLYPNDQDKQNRMQIIQGNMIHMAWLAIYGSHKVNGVAELHTEILKERELRDWYELYPEKFLNKTNGITQRRWLLKSNPQLASYITELIGDAWIKDLSELKKLEQFLDDKNVLDRIWDIKIEKKKELVEYLRETQGIDINPNSIFDVQVKRLHEYKRQLLNIFQVYNLYQQLKQNPSMDFTPTTYIFGAKAAPGYKVAKGIIRLINDVAQIINGDNDVKDKLKVVFVENYRVTVAEKIFPAADISEQISTAGKEASGTGNMKFMLNGALTLGTLDGANVEIAKEAGEENEYIFGMRVEDIDALMKKGYDPRFPYNNTNGLKQVVDALIDGSLSDLGSGIYREIHSLLMERGDQYFVLEDFEDYRKTQRTINREYKDKYSWAKKMLKNIANAGKFSSDRTILEYANEIWDIKETKI; from the coding sequence ATGGAATTTAACAAGGAAAAATGGAAGAAAAAGTTGGAAGAGAAGTTATTAGAAAAATTTTCTGTGAGTTTAAAAGAGGCTACTTCTTTTGAAGTATACAGAGCTTTAGGAGAAACTGTTATAAGTTTTATAGCTAGAGACTGGTATGAAACAAAAGAAAAATACTCTAAGAGTAAACAAGCATTTTATTTATCTTCTGAATTTTTAATGGGAAGAGCTTTAGGAAACAACCTAATTAACTTAGGAATAGATAAAGAAGTAAGAGAATTCTTAGAAGAAATAGGAATTGACTACAATCAAGTTGAAGACGAAGAAGAAGATCCAGCATTAGGAAATGGTGGTCTAGGGAGACTAGCAGCTTGTTTTATGGATTCATTAGCAACTTTAAATTTACCTGGTCAAGGTTATAGTATAAGATATAGAAATGGTATTTTTAACCAATATTTAAGAGATGGTTATCAAGTTGAAAAGCCTGAAACTTGGTTAAAATATGGTGATGTTTGGTCAATCATGAGACCAGAAGATGAAGTAATAGTAAACTTTGGGAACAGTTCAGTAAGAGCACTACCTTATGATATGCCAGTAATAGGTTATGGAACTAAGAATGTAAATACACTTAGATTATGGGAAGCTCATTCAATAAATGACCTAGATTTAGGAGTATTCAATCAACAAGATTATCTACATGCTACACAAGATAAAACATTGGCTGAAGATATTTCTCGTGTGTTATATCCTAATGACTCAACTGATGAAGGAAAAAAATTAAGACTTCGTCAACAATATTTCTTTGTATCTGCTTCACTGCAAGATATAATAAAGAATTTTAAAAAGGTACATGGAAGAGAATTTACAAAAATTCCTGAATTTATAGCAATTCAATTGAATGATACTCACCCTGTTATAGCTATACCAGAACTTATGAGAATCTTAGTTGATATAGAAGGAGTTTTATGGGAAGATGCTTGGGAAATAGTAAAGAAAACTTTCTCATATACTAACCACACTATCTTAGCAGAAGCACTAGAAAAATGGTGGGTAGGATTGTATCAAGAAGTTGTCCCTAGAATATTCCAAATAACTGAAGGAATTCACAATCAATTTAAAAATGAGTTAGCTCAACTATATCCAAATGATCAAGATAAACAAAATAGAATGCAAATAATTCAAGGTAATATGATACATATGGCTTGGCTTGCAATCTATGGAAGCCATAAGGTAAATGGAGTTGCTGAACTACATACTGAAATCTTAAAAGAAAGAGAATTGAGAGATTGGTACGAACTATATCCAGAAAAATTCTTAAATAAAACTAATGGAATTACACAAAGAAGATGGTTGTTGAAATCTAATCCACAACTTGCCTCTTATATAACAGAACTTATAGGAGATGCTTGGATAAAAGATTTATCTGAACTTAAAAAGCTTGAACAATTCCTAGATGATAAAAATGTTTTAGATAGAATATGGGATATAAAAATTGAAAAGAAAAAAGAACTTGTTGAGTATCTAAGAGAAACTCAAGGTATAGATATAAATCCAAATTCTATATTTGATGTACAAGTTAAAAGATTACACGAATATAAGAGACAATTATTAAATATTTTCCAAGTGTATAACTTGTATCAACAATTAAAACAAAATCCTAGTATGGACTTTACTCCAACAACTTATATATTTGGAGCTAAGGCAGCACCAGGATATAAAGTGGCAAAAGGAATTATTCGTTTAATTAATGATGTTGCTCAAATAATTAATGGAGACAATGATGTTAAAGATAAACTAAAAGTTGTTTTTGTTGAAAACTATAGAGTAACAGTTGCTGAAAAGATATTCCCTGCTGCAGATATTTCAGAACAAATTTCAACTGCTGGTAAAGAAGCTTCAGGTACTGGAAATATGAAATTTATGTTAAATGGAGCATTAACTTTAGGAACTTTAGATGGAGCTAATGTGGAAATTGCAAAAGAAGCTGGAGAAGAAAATGAGTATATTTTTGGTATGAGAGTTGAAGATATTGATGCTCTTATGAAAAAAGGATATGATCCAAGATTCCCGTATAACAATACAAACGGACTAAAGCAAGTTGTAGATGCTTTAATAGATGGAAGTCTTAGTGACTTAGGTAGTGGAATTTATAGAGAAATACACTCTTTACTAATGGAAAGAGGAGATCAATATTTTGTTTTAGAAGACTTTGAAGATTATAGAAAAACTCAAAGAACTATAAATAGAGAATATAAAGATAAATATTCTTGGGCAAAAAAAATGCTGAAAAATATAGCTAATGCTGGAAAGTTCTCATCAGATAGAACAATTTTAGAGTATGCTAATGAAATTTGGGATATAAAAGAAACAAAAATTTAA
- the malQ gene encoding 4-alpha-glucanotransferase: MKRECGVLLAISSLPSAYGIGDFGKEAYRFVDFLEASGQSLWQILPLCPVEYGNSPYQSPSTFAGNFLYLDLEELVHNKYLTQEDIDILKSEVSSVDYEYIKSQKESLLKKASQAFFCKNTKENEFKKFQSENQFWLEDYSLFLSLNKKFKGKMWNTWEKGYKFREKKAIEEAKKEFEEDYKYESFIQYYFYKQWKKLKDYANSKGIKIIGDLPIYVASNSADTWQHPKLFCFDKHLKIKAVAGCPPDYFSKKGQLWGNVLYDWEAMKKDNYSWWEQRVKYSFLLYNVLRLDHFRGFASYWAIRYGEKTAINGRWKIGPRIQFFRNLERKVKNIDIIAEDLGTLTADVFKLLRQTNYPNMKVLQFGLTEWDNMYNPKNYTENSVAYTGTHDNMSMVEWYSTLNKNEKFICDENLKNFLKDYNTNMWEPIQWRAIEALYASKSNRVIVPLQDILGLGADSRMNTPSTVGDNWAWRVYWEYRHGDLENKLYNLAKRYQRI; encoded by the coding sequence ATGAAAAGAGAATGTGGAGTTTTACTAGCAATTAGTTCTCTTCCAAGTGCTTATGGAATTGGAGATTTTGGGAAAGAAGCATATCGTTTTGTTGATTTCTTAGAAGCTTCAGGACAAAGCTTGTGGCAAATATTACCACTATGTCCTGTTGAATATGGAAACTCTCCTTACCAATCACCTTCTACTTTTGCAGGGAATTTTTTATATTTAGATTTAGAAGAATTAGTTCACAACAAATATTTAACTCAAGAGGATATTGATATTTTGAAAAGTGAGGTATCCTCTGTTGATTATGAATATATAAAAAGCCAGAAAGAGTCTTTATTGAAAAAGGCCTCTCAGGCTTTTTTTTGCAAAAACACTAAAGAAAATGAATTTAAGAAATTTCAAAGTGAGAATCAATTTTGGTTAGAAGACTACTCTCTTTTTCTATCTTTAAATAAAAAATTTAAGGGTAAAATGTGGAACACTTGGGAGAAAGGCTATAAGTTTAGAGAAAAAAAAGCTATAGAAGAAGCAAAAAAAGAATTTGAAGAAGACTATAAATATGAAAGTTTTATTCAATATTATTTCTATAAACAATGGAAAAAGTTAAAAGATTATGCCAATAGTAAAGGAATAAAAATTATAGGAGATTTACCTATATATGTTGCAAGTAATAGTGCAGATACTTGGCAACATCCAAAACTATTCTGTTTTGATAAACACTTAAAGATAAAAGCAGTAGCAGGTTGCCCACCGGATTATTTTTCTAAAAAAGGTCAATTATGGGGAAATGTTCTCTATGATTGGGAAGCTATGAAAAAAGATAACTATTCTTGGTGGGAACAAAGAGTAAAATATAGTTTTTTACTTTATAATGTTTTAAGATTAGATCATTTTAGAGGTTTTGCTTCTTATTGGGCTATTCGTTACGGAGAAAAAACAGCTATCAATGGAAGATGGAAAATAGGACCAAGAATACAATTTTTTAGAAATTTGGAAAGAAAAGTTAAAAATATAGATATTATAGCAGAAGACTTAGGAACATTAACAGCAGATGTATTTAAACTTTTAAGACAAACAAACTATCCAAATATGAAAGTACTACAATTTGGTTTAACAGAATGGGATAATATGTACAATCCTAAAAATTATACAGAAAACTCAGTTGCTTACACAGGTACTCATGACAATATGTCTATGGTAGAGTGGTATTCTACTTTAAATAAAAATGAAAAATTTATCTGTGATGAAAATTTAAAAAACTTTTTAAAAGACTATAACACAAATATGTGGGAGCCTATTCAATGGAGAGCAATAGAAGCTCTATATGCTTCAAAGTCAAATAGGGTTATAGTGCCTTTACAAGATATATTAGGTTTGGGAGCAGATTCAAGAATGAATACTCCATCAACAGTTGGAGATAACTGGGCATGGAGAGTCTATTGGGAATATAGACATGGTGATTTAGAAAATAAGTTATATAATTTAGCAAAAAGGTATCAAAGGATTTAG
- a CDS encoding DUF1963 domain-containing protein, which yields MEKSDALKKKIREIKEKIAKPCTEFETKNFDYDDENKVSWIGRVFLCKEDEVEERPKDDKGETMYPLAQFYLSNLPYLPESLKKFEYITVFMGEDFPEYNDIDGLVSRNGKGWILRTYTKDDVLVKNEYLRDDKFCPKAYPLEAKFHAEDYPIWDGGGLDEDLEIEICDLEEEFDDEVSYYQDIGTDHTYLHKFGGYPSYCQPGLGLEVEEGYHFVFQISSDDVAKYNVVDSGSLMFFYNENEDKWMMYFDFY from the coding sequence ATGGAAAAATCAGATGCTTTAAAAAAGAAAATAAGAGAAATAAAAGAAAAAATTGCTAAACCTTGTACAGAGTTTGAAACTAAGAATTTTGACTATGATGATGAAAATAAAGTCAGTTGGATAGGTAGAGTATTTCTATGTAAAGAAGATGAAGTTGAAGAAAGACCTAAAGATGATAAGGGAGAAACTATGTATCCTTTAGCACAATTTTATCTTTCTAATCTTCCTTATTTACCAGAATCATTAAAGAAATTTGAATATATAACTGTATTTATGGGAGAAGATTTTCCTGAATATAATGATATAGATGGTCTTGTATCAAGAAATGGTAAAGGTTGGATATTGAGAACTTATACTAAAGATGATGTCTTAGTTAAAAATGAATACCTAAGAGATGATAAATTTTGTCCAAAGGCTTATCCATTAGAAGCTAAATTTCATGCTGAAGACTATCCAATTTGGGATGGTGGAGGACTTGATGAAGATTTAGAAATTGAAATATGTGATTTAGAAGAAGAATTTGATGATGAAGTAAGTTATTATCAAGATATTGGAACAGATCATACATACTTACATAAATTTGGAGGTTATCCTTCATATTGTCAACCTGGTTTAGGTTTAGAAGTTGAAGAAGGTTATCACTTTGTTTTTCAAATTTCTAGTGATGATGTTGCAAAATATAATGTAGTAGATTCAGGAAGCTTAATGTTTTTCTACAATGAAAACGAAGACAAATGGATGATGTACTTTGATTTTTATTAA
- a CDS encoding Bax inhibitor-1/YccA family protein: MYYDMDNMNDIDVRSSNNFLRKVFLYMVLGVAISFGTGIYLYQFNQELLFSLSRYFNILFIGSIGIVLVSDFMLKKLSASILRILFLLYSLIIGTVFSTIGFLYSPLAILYAFGTALTIFVVMAIYGFISKEDLSSYRAFFIVGLISLIIMGFINVYLGVGPLYWIETIAGIVIFTGLIAYDVNRIKWQSYQLADGDNEAMEKMSIDGAFSLYLDFINLFFYLLRIFGRKK, translated from the coding sequence ATGTATTATGATATGGACAATATGAATGATATTGATGTTAGAAGTTCGAATAACTTTTTAAGAAAGGTATTTCTTTATATGGTTTTAGGTGTTGCTATTTCTTTTGGAACAGGAATATACCTATATCAATTTAATCAAGAACTGTTATTCTCTTTATCAAGATATTTTAATATTTTATTCATTGGTAGTATTGGAATAGTTTTAGTATCAGATTTTATGCTAAAAAAATTATCAGCGAGTATATTGAGAATATTATTTCTATTATATTCACTTATAATTGGTACAGTTTTTAGTACCATTGGTTTTCTATATTCACCATTAGCTATACTTTATGCTTTTGGGACTGCACTTACAATATTTGTTGTGATGGCGATTTATGGATTTATATCAAAAGAAGATTTAAGTTCTTATAGGGCATTTTTTATTGTAGGTTTAATTTCACTTATAATTATGGGATTTATCAATGTGTACCTAGGAGTAGGACCACTTTATTGGATTGAAACAATAGCAGGAATTGTTATTTTTACTGGGCTTATTGCTTATGATGTAAATAGAATTAAATGGCAATCTTATCAATTAGCAGATGGAGATAATGAAGCTATGGAAAAAATGAGTATAGATGGTGCTTTTAGTCTTTACTTAGATTTTATTAATTTATTTTTCTATTTACTTAGAATTTTTGGAAGAAAAAAATAA